The following are encoded together in the Flavobacterium sp. TR2 genome:
- a CDS encoding NAD(P)/FAD-dependent oxidoreductase: MLDYLIVGSGLAGISFAEVALKNNKTILLLDDKSQNSSRVAGGLYNPVILKRFSEVWNAKEQLVLMNNFYDKVEEKLNKKFNFKMPVLRKFFSIEEQNNWFAASDKINLSPFLSTKLISKKYNSIDSPFDYGEVLHTGYVDTALLLDAYRQYLLKNNLLREESFDFSDIEFLDSGIQYKNIQARHLIFAEGFGMHKNPFFNYLPLDGTKGELFIIKAPDLNLDVIVNTSVFILPLGDDLFKVGATYNWHDKTAEPTEEGKQELLERIKEIINCEFKIVEHFAGVRPTVADRRPLLGTHEKHQSLHILNGLGTRGVMLGPAMAKALYDHIENNVPLDREADIKRFHKRYLKGTTFGQP, from the coding sequence TCGCCCTTAAGAACAATAAAACAATTTTACTTCTAGATGACAAATCTCAGAATTCTTCTAGAGTTGCTGGCGGTTTGTATAATCCTGTAATCTTAAAGCGTTTTAGTGAAGTCTGGAATGCAAAAGAGCAGCTTGTATTGATGAATAACTTTTATGATAAAGTAGAAGAAAAGTTAAATAAAAAGTTCAATTTTAAAATGCCAGTTTTAAGAAAGTTCTTCTCAATTGAAGAGCAGAACAATTGGTTTGCCGCTTCTGATAAAATCAATCTTTCGCCTTTTTTGTCGACTAAATTAATTTCGAAAAAATATAACAGTATTGATTCTCCATTTGACTATGGAGAAGTTTTGCATACAGGTTATGTCGATACGGCTTTATTGCTAGATGCCTACAGGCAATATTTGTTAAAGAATAATTTGTTGAGAGAAGAATCTTTTGATTTTAGCGATATAGAATTTTTAGATTCAGGAATTCAATATAAAAATATTCAGGCTCGTCATCTCATTTTTGCTGAAGGTTTTGGGATGCATAAAAATCCTTTTTTTAATTATCTTCCATTAGATGGGACAAAAGGAGAGCTGTTTATTATAAAAGCCCCAGATTTAAATCTTGATGTAATTGTAAATACTAGCGTTTTTATCTTGCCTCTAGGCGACGATCTGTTCAAAGTGGGAGCAACTTACAATTGGCACGATAAAACTGCCGAGCCTACAGAAGAAGGAAAACAAGAGCTTTTAGAGCGCATTAAAGAAATCATTAACTGCGAGTTCAAAATAGTAGAACACTTTGCAGGTGTCCGTCCAACAGTTGCAGACCGACGACCTTTGCTTGGAACGCATGAAAAACATCAGTCTCTCCACATTCTTAACGGATTAGGAACGCGTGGGGTAATGCTTGGGCCTGCAATGGCAAAAGCATTGTACGATCATATTGAAAATAATGTGCCGCTAGACAGAGAGGCAGACATTAAGCGTTTCCATAAAAGATATTTGAAAGGGACTACTTTTGGCCAGCCTTAG
- a CDS encoding DUF983 domain-containing protein gives MLKKGSKLNSILTGSCPKCQKESMYEDKNPLHLSKVLKMNDHCSHCGFKYQIEPSFFYGAMYVSYALNVAVGVAAFIVSFVFFNTTIEQSFLAIIITLVILFPFVLRLSRNLYINMFVSYDPKAGQK, from the coding sequence ATGTTAAAAAAAGGATCGAAACTAAATAGCATTTTAACAGGAAGTTGTCCAAAATGCCAAAAAGAAAGCATGTATGAAGACAAAAATCCCCTTCATTTGAGTAAAGTTCTCAAAATGAACGATCATTGCAGCCACTGCGGATTTAAATACCAGATTGAACCTTCTTTTTTTTATGGCGCCATGTATGTTAGTTATGCGCTAAACGTAGCTGTAGGTGTTGCTGCTTTTATCGTTTCGTTTGTATTTTTTAACACCACAATCGAGCAGTCATTTTTGGCAATTATTATAACACTGGTTATTTTATTCCCATTCGTTTTGCGTCTTTCAAGAAACTTATACATTAATATGTTTGTTTCTTACGATCCTAAGGCTGGCCAAAAGTAG